From the uncultured Trichococcus sp. genome, one window contains:
- a CDS encoding permease — translation MGIFQWLNDQLLKMQWLSDLVGVLVRDVFGLDLASKVGGSIHFFIYDVIKIFILLSVLIFGISYVQSFFPPERTKKILSRFDGITANILAALLGTITPFCSCSSIPLFIGFTGSGLPLSVTFSFLISSPLVDLASIILLASIFNWKIAIAYVVVGLVLAVVGGTFIGKAHLEDQVESFVFGSPTMELEEVELTRKDRVDYAFDQVKEVVQKVWLYVLLGVGIGAAIHNWIPESVITALLGQDKWYSVLVATFVGVPMYADIFGTLPISEALVARGVGLGTVLSFMMGVTALSLPSMVMLKQVVKPKLLGLFFGIVAVGIIIIGYLFNFLGPIFI, via the coding sequence ATGGGAATTTTTCAATGGTTAAATGATCAGTTATTAAAAATGCAGTGGCTAAGCGATTTGGTCGGTGTGCTTGTCCGGGATGTCTTCGGATTGGATCTCGCCAGCAAGGTAGGCGGCAGCATCCACTTCTTCATCTATGACGTCATCAAAATATTCATCCTGCTTTCGGTTTTGATTTTTGGTATTTCATACGTGCAAAGCTTCTTCCCGCCTGAACGTACGAAGAAAATCCTGAGCCGCTTTGATGGGATCACCGCCAATATTCTGGCGGCGTTGCTGGGGACGATTACGCCGTTCTGTTCCTGTTCCTCGATTCCGCTTTTCATTGGGTTCACCGGATCAGGATTGCCGTTGAGTGTGACGTTTTCGTTCCTGATTTCTTCGCCGTTGGTCGATCTGGCATCGATCATCCTCTTGGCCAGCATCTTCAACTGGAAGATTGCCATTGCGTATGTCGTTGTCGGTTTGGTTCTTGCGGTTGTAGGCGGGACCTTCATCGGGAAAGCGCATCTGGAAGATCAGGTCGAATCCTTTGTGTTCGGCAGCCCGACAATGGAACTGGAAGAAGTTGAGTTGACCAGAAAAGATCGGGTGGATTATGCCTTTGATCAAGTGAAGGAAGTCGTCCAGAAAGTATGGCTTTACGTGCTTCTCGGGGTCGGCATCGGGGCGGCCATCCATAACTGGATTCCCGAATCCGTCATAACGGCTCTGCTGGGTCAGGATAAATGGTATTCGGTATTGGTCGCAACGTTCGTCGGAGTTCCGATGTACGCGGATATTTTCGGGACATTGCCCATTTCTGAAGCTCTTGTCGCAAGAGGGGTCGGATTGGGGACCGTACTATCTTTCATGATGGGCGTAACGGCATTGTCCTTGCCGTCGATGGTCATGCTGAAGCAGGTCGTTAAGCCTAAATTGCTCGGCCTTTTCTTCGGGATCGTGGCTGTCGGCATCATCATCATCGGCTATCTGTTCAATTTCCTTGGACCGATATTTATTTAA
- a CDS encoding thioredoxin family protein: MEIKILGTGCKNCVNLAKNTEEALKELGMEATITKVTDMKDIAKYGIMRTPGLVIDEKVVSYGKVASTKEIAEFLKK; the protein is encoded by the coding sequence ATGGAAATCAAAATTTTGGGTACGGGCTGCAAAAATTGCGTGAATTTAGCCAAAAACACGGAAGAGGCTTTGAAGGAACTGGGGATGGAAGCGACCATCACGAAAGTGACCGACATGAAGGACATCGCCAAGTACGGCATCATGCGCACACCGGGATTGGTCATCGACGAGAAAGTCGTCTCCTATGGTAAAGTCGCCAGTACGAAAGAAATCGCAGAATTTCTTAAAAAATAA
- a CDS encoding FAD-dependent oxidoreductase — MKIIVIGSVAAGTSVAAKARRNTEEAEIVVYDQGKDISYSVCGIPYKIGGEVDSVDRLTPRDAKWFKKRYDVSIFTEHKVTKVDHDSKKIQVKDLKTGEIKEDAYDVLVFATGAAPLTPPPFDQAEYDNVFHVRNIQDLRDIESYSEANQPKKALIIGAGFIGLEMAEQLVYKGWDVTIVQLENQVMPPMDADMAFRVEEVLMANGLHLHLGDTVKAIEGKGTVKKVVTTKGATIETDIVILAAGVRPNIQLPKEIGVTIGATGAVAVNSKMQTNIPDVYAVGDVAESFSVITGKPIYRPLGSTANKMGRIAGDVITGGDLEHRGVLGTGIFRVFKLHVGQTGMTEREAKAAGYSVEVLYNIKPDHAEYLGGKELIIKALADKASGRVLGAQILGTQGVDKRIDVLATAITFKAKAEDLFHLDLAYAPPFATTKDPILYTGMALDNALHGNPLMTPAQLVETQHKGESIQVVDTRSAKDFEKGHVQDAIHIPLGELRARAGELSKDIPTVTYCNKGVTGNAAQNVLINLGFQEVYNLSGGNKNYQSYLKMLNRKS, encoded by the coding sequence ATGAAAATCATCGTAATCGGTTCGGTAGCGGCGGGCACCTCCGTTGCAGCCAAAGCGCGCAGAAATACAGAGGAAGCGGAAATAGTCGTCTACGACCAAGGGAAGGACATTTCCTATTCCGTCTGCGGTATCCCCTACAAAATCGGTGGGGAAGTCGATTCAGTGGATCGCCTGACGCCGCGGGATGCGAAATGGTTCAAAAAGAGATATGATGTCTCCATCTTTACGGAACATAAAGTGACGAAAGTGGATCATGACTCCAAAAAGATTCAAGTTAAAGATCTGAAGACCGGCGAAATCAAAGAGGACGCTTATGATGTGTTGGTTTTCGCGACAGGTGCGGCTCCGCTGACGCCTCCGCCGTTCGATCAGGCTGAATACGATAATGTCTTCCACGTCCGCAACATCCAGGACCTTCGTGACATTGAAAGCTATTCGGAAGCGAACCAGCCCAAAAAAGCGCTGATCATCGGTGCCGGGTTCATCGGTCTGGAAATGGCCGAACAACTCGTGTATAAAGGTTGGGATGTCACCATCGTTCAACTGGAAAATCAAGTGATGCCACCGATGGATGCGGATATGGCTTTCCGGGTGGAAGAAGTGCTGATGGCCAATGGGCTGCATTTGCACCTCGGTGATACGGTCAAGGCCATCGAAGGTAAGGGGACCGTCAAAAAAGTGGTGACTACAAAGGGCGCCACCATCGAAACGGACATCGTCATCCTGGCTGCCGGCGTGCGTCCGAATATCCAACTGCCGAAGGAAATCGGCGTCACGATCGGAGCGACGGGTGCAGTTGCCGTCAACAGTAAAATGCAGACGAACATCCCGGATGTTTATGCGGTCGGAGACGTCGCCGAAAGTTTCTCGGTCATCACAGGCAAACCGATCTACCGTCCATTGGGCTCTACGGCCAACAAGATGGGACGTATCGCCGGAGACGTGATTACAGGTGGGGATCTGGAACACCGCGGGGTGCTGGGTACCGGCATTTTCCGCGTATTCAAGCTGCATGTCGGCCAGACAGGCATGACCGAAAGAGAGGCGAAGGCAGCCGGTTATTCCGTAGAAGTCCTTTACAACATCAAGCCGGACCACGCCGAATACCTTGGCGGCAAGGAACTGATCATCAAGGCTTTGGCAGATAAAGCTTCCGGACGCGTTTTGGGCGCGCAAATCTTAGGAACGCAAGGTGTGGACAAACGGATCGATGTCCTCGCCACGGCGATCACCTTCAAGGCGAAAGCGGAAGACCTGTTTCATCTGGATCTGGCCTATGCACCGCCGTTCGCAACAACAAAAGACCCTATCCTTTATACAGGCATGGCTTTGGATAACGCCTTGCACGGCAATCCGTTGATGACGCCAGCCCAGTTGGTCGAAACGCAACATAAAGGCGAATCCATCCAAGTGGTCGACACGCGTTCCGCAAAGGATTTCGAGAAGGGCCACGTCCAAGATGCAATCCATATCCCGTTAGGGGAACTGCGAGCACGCGCCGGTGAGCTTTCCAAAGATATCCCGACAGTTACCTACTGCAACAAAGGCGTGACCGGAAATGCCGCTCAGAATGTCTTGATAAATTTAGGCTTTCAGGAAGTCTACAACCTTTCCGGCGGCAATAAAAATTATCAAAGTTACCTCAAAATGCTGAATAGAAAAAGCTGA
- the arsB gene encoding ACR3 family arsenite efflux transporter has protein sequence MSGKEQTSISFFNKYLSVWVAICMVVGVLIGKYLPAIPDFFGKFEYANVSIPTAVLIWVMIYPMMMKVDFQSVRDVGKNPKGLYVTWAVNWLIKPFTMYAISAFFFFVVFKNFITPELATEYLAGAILLGAAPCTAMVFVWSQLTKGNPAYTVVQVATNDLIILIAFIPIVKFLLGVSNVTVPWDTLILSVVLFVVIPLVGGVLTRIFVTKKKGVVYFEKDFLSKFDGATTAGLLLMLVLLFSFQGEVILENPLHILMIAVPLILQTFLVFFIAYLASKALKLPHNIAAPAGMIGASNFFELSVAVAIALFGMDSPAALATVVGVLTEVPVMLILVKIANSTRHWFPGKENSVVNPVKTVK, from the coding sequence ATGAGTGGAAAAGAGCAAACAAGCATCTCGTTCTTCAATAAGTATCTGAGTGTCTGGGTAGCAATTTGTATGGTGGTGGGGGTTTTGATCGGTAAATATCTGCCGGCCATACCTGATTTCTTCGGGAAATTCGAATATGCGAACGTCTCGATTCCGACGGCCGTATTGATCTGGGTCATGATCTACCCGATGATGATGAAGGTGGATTTCCAAAGCGTCCGGGACGTCGGGAAAAATCCGAAAGGACTTTATGTCACCTGGGCAGTGAATTGGCTGATCAAGCCTTTTACCATGTACGCGATTTCCGCTTTCTTCTTTTTTGTCGTCTTCAAGAATTTCATTACGCCGGAGTTGGCGACGGAATATTTGGCTGGTGCGATTCTCTTGGGAGCTGCGCCGTGTACCGCGATGGTGTTTGTCTGGAGCCAATTGACAAAAGGCAATCCGGCGTACACTGTCGTTCAGGTTGCGACCAATGATTTGATCATCCTGATTGCCTTCATTCCGATCGTTAAATTTTTATTGGGCGTCAGCAATGTAACGGTGCCATGGGACACGTTGATCCTATCCGTTGTGTTGTTCGTTGTGATCCCTTTGGTCGGAGGCGTCTTGACGCGGATCTTCGTCACAAAGAAAAAAGGCGTCGTTTATTTCGAGAAGGATTTTCTTTCGAAATTTGATGGCGCGACCACCGCTGGATTGTTGTTGATGCTGGTTTTGCTGTTCTCTTTCCAAGGAGAGGTCATTCTGGAGAATCCGTTGCACATTTTGATGATTGCCGTGCCGTTGATCCTGCAGACTTTCCTGGTTTTCTTCATTGCCTATCTTGCAAGCAAAGCGCTGAAGCTTCCGCATAATATTGCCGCACCAGCCGGGATGATTGGCGCATCGAACTTTTTTGAATTATCGGTGGCGGTTGCCATCGCGTTGTTCGGAATGGATTCTCCAGCAGCATTGGCGACGGTTGTGGGTGTCTTGACTGAAGTGCCGGTGATGCTGATTTTGGTGAAAATCGCCAATTCGACAAGACATTGGTTTCCTGGAAAAGAAAATAGTGTAGTGAATCCTGTAAAAACGGTAAAATAA
- a CDS encoding metalloregulator ArsR/SmtB family transcription factor: MTIEYKTYAKCLKVLSDETRLEIMDLLSEGEMCACALLDQFSITQPTLSYHMKMMKDCGLVDSRKDGIWVKYSVNHEKLDELKDFFQTMAKQNTTV; encoded by the coding sequence ATGACGATTGAATACAAAACTTACGCGAAATGCCTGAAGGTCTTATCGGACGAAACCAGATTGGAAATCATGGATTTATTGTCGGAAGGGGAAATGTGCGCCTGTGCGTTATTGGATCAGTTTTCGATCACACAACCGACTTTATCCTACCATATGAAAATGATGAAGGACTGTGGCTTGGTGGACAGCAGGAAAGACGGTATTTGGGTCAAATACTCCGTGAATCATGAAAAGTTGGATGAGTTGAAGGACTTTTTCCAGACCATGGCCAAACAAAACACCACTGTATGA
- a CDS encoding solute carrier family 23 protein, producing the protein MAINQKPLLLDVDEKPEVLKGILLSFQHVFAMFGATILVPLILGMPVSIALFASGIGTLIYQVATKAKVPVYLGSSFAYITAMAVAMEQMGGDIKAAQTGVVMVGLVYVLIAGLVKVLGTKWIDKLLPPIVIGPMIMVIGLGLASSAVTNAGFVADGDIRHIIVAIATFLITSFINTKGKGFFKIIPFLIGIIGGYVIALFLGLVDFQPVLDAKWFELPGFYLPFETPWFGSYDLYFGPETLAIIPVALVTISEHIGDHTVLGKICNRQFLKDPGLSRTLIGDGVATAVSAFIGGPANTTYGENTGVIGMTRIASVSVIRNAAFIAIGLSFFGKFTALISTIPTSVLGGMSILLYGVIASNGLKVLIEEQIDFNHVRNLIIASSMLVLGLGGAVLDIAGIVTLSGTALSAIAGIILNLVLPHEEAYNPKHPLQKKEEHKHNH; encoded by the coding sequence ATGGCAATCAATCAAAAACCGTTATTATTGGACGTGGATGAAAAACCGGAAGTGCTGAAAGGCATTCTGTTGAGTTTTCAGCATGTCTTTGCAATGTTCGGAGCGACAATATTAGTTCCGCTTATTTTAGGAATGCCCGTTTCGATCGCTTTGTTCGCGAGCGGAATCGGCACATTGATCTATCAGGTGGCAACAAAAGCGAAAGTTCCCGTTTATTTGGGTTCCTCATTCGCCTACATCACAGCTATGGCTGTAGCGATGGAACAAATGGGCGGAGACATAAAAGCCGCACAGACTGGTGTCGTCATGGTGGGACTTGTCTATGTCCTGATCGCTGGACTTGTCAAAGTGCTTGGCACAAAATGGATCGACAAATTACTGCCGCCGATCGTCATCGGACCGATGATTATGGTTATCGGTTTGGGCTTAGCTTCATCTGCGGTAACCAACGCTGGTTTCGTGGCTGACGGCGACATCCGCCATATCATCGTGGCGATTGCAACCTTCCTGATCACATCGTTCATCAATACGAAAGGGAAAGGCTTCTTCAAAATCATTCCTTTCTTGATCGGAATCATCGGAGGCTACGTCATCGCGCTTTTCCTTGGGCTTGTTGATTTCCAGCCGGTGCTGGATGCGAAATGGTTCGAACTCCCAGGATTCTATCTTCCGTTCGAAACGCCATGGTTCGGTTCCTATGACTTGTATTTCGGTCCGGAAACATTGGCCATCATCCCAGTCGCATTAGTGACGATTTCGGAACATATCGGTGACCACACTGTTTTGGGCAAAATCTGTAACCGTCAATTCCTGAAGGATCCGGGTCTTTCCCGCACGCTCATCGGTGACGGTGTGGCTACTGCCGTGTCGGCATTCATCGGTGGACCGGCGAATACGACATACGGTGAAAACACAGGTGTCATCGGAATGACGCGTATCGCATCCGTTTCTGTCATCCGCAATGCCGCTTTCATCGCAATCGGCTTGAGCTTCTTCGGGAAATTCACGGCGCTGATTTCAACCATCCCGACATCCGTGTTGGGCGGGATGTCCATCCTGCTGTACGGTGTCATCGCCAGCAACGGGCTGAAAGTACTCATCGAAGAACAGATCGACTTCAATCATGTCCGCAATCTGATCATCGCCAGCTCGATGTTGGTGCTTGGCTTGGGTGGAGCGGTTCTGGATATCGCGGGCATCGTTACCTTATCAGGGACAGCTTTGAGCGCGATTGCCGGCATCATTCTGAATTTGGTTCTGCCGCATGAAGAAGCCTACAATCCAAAACATCCGCTTCAGAAAAAAGAAGAGCACAAACACAACCATTAA
- a CDS encoding 5-methyltetrahydropteroyltriglutamate--homocysteine S-methyltransferase translates to MTTQTTLGRTKAPFRADHVGSFLRPESIKKARKELAEGKITKEALREIENIEIIRIVDKQIALGYKGITDGEFRRSYWHFDFLENLLGFEGYLAAQGKQFHNVVTSAHSVRNIGKIAFNPEHPFFADYAFLAEAVGDRAVAKVSIPSPNQLIRLGFRNEDIYPTLEEYAADLQQAYRDTILHFYSLGNRYIQIDDTFWGDLCSDKALEIFGSQETYDELKRVATENVKNIQVGLPEDLVVTTHICRGNFRSSYSQEGAYEPVAKELFGETGFDGFFLEYDTDRAGGFEPLRYYKGEGQIVLGLITSKTPELEDIDEVKARIAEATKYVPLEQLCLSPQCGFASTEEGNNLTEEQQWAKLALVKQIADEVWGA, encoded by the coding sequence ATGACAACCCAAACAACTTTAGGCAGAACCAAGGCGCCATTCCGCGCAGACCACGTAGGCAGCTTCTTGCGTCCCGAAAGCATCAAAAAAGCCCGCAAAGAGCTGGCAGAAGGAAAAATCACGAAGGAAGCCCTTCGCGAAATCGAAAATATTGAAATCATACGCATCGTCGACAAACAGATTGCGCTTGGCTACAAAGGCATCACGGACGGCGAGTTCAGACGCTCTTATTGGCATTTCGATTTCCTTGAGAACCTGTTGGGCTTTGAAGGTTACCTTGCGGCGCAGGGCAAACAATTCCACAACGTTGTGACCAGCGCCCACAGCGTACGCAATATCGGCAAGATCGCCTTTAATCCGGAACACCCTTTTTTCGCCGACTATGCCTTCTTGGCTGAAGCGGTAGGCGACAGAGCCGTTGCAAAAGTATCGATCCCGAGCCCGAACCAATTGATCCGTCTCGGTTTCCGCAACGAAGATATTTATCCTACCTTGGAGGAGTACGCTGCCGATCTGCAACAAGCATACCGCGACACGATCCTGCACTTCTATTCGCTGGGGAACCGTTACATTCAGATCGATGACACGTTCTGGGGCGACCTTTGCTCGGACAAGGCACTGGAAATCTTCGGTTCCCAGGAAACCTACGATGAATTGAAGCGCGTCGCTACTGAAAACGTCAAAAACATCCAGGTCGGCCTGCCCGAAGATTTGGTCGTCACGACGCATATCTGCCGCGGCAATTTCCGCTCATCATACTCACAGGAGGGCGCTTATGAGCCTGTTGCGAAAGAACTGTTCGGCGAAACCGGCTTTGATGGTTTTTTCCTGGAATACGACACCGACCGCGCCGGCGGGTTCGAACCATTGCGTTACTACAAAGGCGAAGGCCAAATCGTCCTGGGCCTGATCACTTCGAAGACACCGGAATTGGAAGATATCGACGAAGTCAAGGCACGCATCGCTGAAGCAACCAAGTATGTGCCGTTGGAGCAATTATGCCTGAGCCCGCAGTGCGGCTTCGCTTCGACCGAAGAAGGAAACAACCTGACGGAAGAACAACAGTGGGCGAAATTGGCTTTGGTCAAGCAGATCGCTGACGAAGTCTGGGGAGCCTGA
- a CDS encoding serine hydrolase domain-containing protein produces the protein MYPETQKKIAEMLEDTVFPGAIYTFIEKDKTETRLIGAAAILPEREELREGMLYDVASLTKVIVTTTLLLQLHEEGKIHFEDPVQVYLPAFPSGAVTIRHLLTHTSDLKGYIKNRDTLSAEQLAAALITLEPAENLGKKVVYTDTGLILAGFIIERLTGKSVAENFEERIKQPLTMTESGYNPADPMRCVPTQNHPTRGVIRGKVHDPKALVLGGHCGSAGLFAPMQDLIRFSQMLLHLGEWEGQRILRKETVQALLRDWGSVPGQPRSLGWNLFHEGDDFVLWHTGYTGTFLILDPNRQRAFILLSNRVHLKDRRSEWIAVRDELIAVYLKEANEEKTE, from the coding sequence ATGTATCCAGAAACCCAAAAGAAAATCGCCGAGATGCTGGAAGATACTGTTTTTCCCGGAGCAATCTACACCTTCATCGAAAAGGATAAGACGGAAACCCGGCTGATCGGAGCGGCAGCGATCCTGCCCGAACGGGAAGAATTGCGGGAGGGCATGCTCTATGATGTGGCGTCTTTGACGAAAGTGATCGTCACAACCACGCTCCTGCTGCAGCTCCATGAAGAAGGGAAAATCCACTTCGAAGATCCGGTGCAGGTTTATCTGCCGGCGTTCCCTTCGGGGGCGGTGACGATCCGGCACCTGCTGACGCACACGTCCGATCTGAAAGGCTACATCAAAAACCGCGATACGCTGTCGGCCGAGCAACTCGCCGCCGCCCTGATCACCCTTGAACCGGCAGAAAACCTCGGCAAAAAAGTGGTCTATACCGACACCGGCTTGATCCTTGCGGGCTTCATCATCGAGAGGCTGACCGGGAAATCGGTGGCCGAAAACTTTGAGGAACGCATCAAGCAGCCGCTGACCATGACGGAAAGCGGCTATAATCCGGCTGATCCGATGCGTTGCGTTCCGACGCAAAACCATCCGACCAGAGGGGTGATCCGCGGCAAGGTGCACGACCCCAAAGCGCTGGTTTTGGGTGGGCATTGCGGAAGCGCAGGCTTGTTCGCGCCGATGCAGGATCTTATCCGATTCAGCCAAATGCTGTTGCATCTCGGGGAGTGGGAGGGCCAGCGGATTTTGCGGAAAGAGACTGTCCAAGCATTGCTTCGGGATTGGGGAAGCGTTCCGGGCCAGCCGCGCTCCTTGGGATGGAACCTGTTTCACGAGGGGGACGATTTTGTGTTGTGGCATACCGGCTACACCGGAACGTTCCTGATACTGGATCCGAACCGGCAAAGAGCGTTCATACTGCTCTCGAACCGGGTCCACCTCAAAGACCGCAGATCTGAATGGATAGCGGTCCGCGATGAGCTGATCGCTGTCTACCTCAAGGAAGCCAATGAAGAAAAAACAGAATGA
- a CDS encoding arsenic metallochaperone ArsD family protein yields the protein MTNITIFEPETSSSLFSSQDAMRIAAVMEALEGLENYEALLFNLTDDADQFALNKSVNEKIEAEGNSVLPITVVDGAIVKSGSYPTNDEITSYIGVRFIEETEGSCGCGGCGCGGSEESSEAEEKTDCCGGHGQGGCGCGGHGHHHHHHHEEAATASEGSCGCGNGGCC from the coding sequence ATGACGAATATCACTATTTTTGAACCGGAAACAAGCAGCAGCTTGTTCAGCAGCCAAGATGCCATGCGCATTGCAGCAGTAATGGAAGCCTTGGAGGGATTGGAGAATTACGAGGCATTGCTTTTCAATCTGACGGATGATGCAGATCAGTTCGCACTCAACAAATCCGTAAACGAAAAAATCGAGGCGGAAGGGAATAGTGTGTTGCCGATTACTGTTGTGGATGGGGCAATTGTGAAAAGCGGCAGCTATCCGACCAACGATGAAATCACCAGTTACATCGGCGTCCGCTTCATTGAAGAGACGGAAGGATCTTGTGGGTGTGGAGGCTGTGGTTGTGGCGGTTCGGAGGAATCTTCTGAGGCCGAAGAAAAGACCGATTGCTGTGGCGGACATGGTCAGGGTGGCTGCGGTTGCGGCGGACATGGACACCACCATCACCACCATCATGAGGAAGCTGCAACAGCAAGTGAAGGCTCATGCGGTTGTGGGAATGGCGGCTGTTGCTAA
- a CDS encoding metalloregulator ArsR/SmtB family transcription factor, protein MDYENYAKVAKALADPKRVKIVDMLSCGAMCACDILEHFDFTQPTLSHHINLLVKAGLVTTEKSGTWHYYDLNKDAFEKFKADTAELMADTPACICEPVRSKAVCATEKRNDQMTQK, encoded by the coding sequence ATGGATTATGAAAATTATGCAAAAGTCGCAAAAGCTTTGGCCGATCCGAAGCGCGTCAAAATCGTCGATATGCTTTCCTGCGGGGCCATGTGTGCCTGCGACATACTGGAGCATTTCGATTTTACCCAGCCAACTTTGTCCCATCACATCAATCTGTTGGTAAAGGCGGGACTGGTGACGACGGAAAAATCCGGCACATGGCATTATTACGATCTGAATAAAGACGCCTTCGAAAAATTCAAGGCGGACACAGCGGAACTGATGGCCGATACACCGGCCTGCATATGTGAACCTGTACGATCAAAAGCGGTGTGTGCAACGGAAAAAAGAAATGATCAAATGACTCAAAAATAG
- a CDS encoding thioredoxin family protein, which yields MEIKILGPGCRNCEKLQANAAEALKKIGMEATIIKVEDPKEIAKYGIMQTPGLVIDEKVVSYGRILTPKHIAELLQKGQTEKK from the coding sequence ATGGAAATCAAAATATTGGGACCGGGGTGCCGGAACTGCGAAAAATTGCAAGCCAATGCAGCCGAGGCGCTGAAAAAGATCGGCATGGAAGCAACCATCATCAAAGTGGAGGACCCGAAAGAAATCGCAAAGTACGGCATCATGCAGACTCCGGGGCTGGTCATCGATGAAAAGGTCGTCTCATATGGGCGGATCCTGACGCCCAAGCATATTGCAGAGCTCCTGCAAAAGGGACAGACAGAGAAAAAATGA